A segment of the Candidatus Nitrososphaera gargensis Ga9.2 genome:
CTAAATGGGAAGAATTGATGATTTAGACGTGAAAATTTTGAGTGAGCTTGCCCTGGACGCAAGCATTTCTGTCCCAAAACTTTCCAAGAAGATCAATGTCAATTCGTCAGTAGTTTACAGCAGGATAAAGCGCCTTGTCAAGCGCGGCCTTATCAAAAAGTTCACTATCGTGATCAACGATGAAGCGCTCGGCTTTAACGTCAAGGCGCTCACCGGCATCAACATGGACTCAAAGCTCAGAGACAACGTTCTGAACGAGCTCTTCAAGATCCCTGAAGTGAGGGAGGTCGCAGAGGTCACGGGCAGGTTCGATGTCCTGGTGACGATGAACGCCCGCTCGCTTGACGAGATGCACCAGCTTATCTCTGAAAAGATAGGCAGGATAGAAGGAGTGCAAAAGACAGAGACGTTCATTGAGATGCGCAAGACAAGCCGCGAGCTTGCCTACCCGACATCAATAGCCAAGTAATAATATAAATAACAATCAGTTCAACTTACCCTCGCTGTCAATTGACGACTCACCAGATAACTGTAGGCAGCCGGCTCAAGAACTATTACGAGCTCACAAAGCCCAAGATCTGGTACCTACTGGTTTTCACAGCTTTTGGAGCTGCCCTTACAGCATCGTTCCTCTTTGATAAGCCGATCGAGCCGCTTACTTGGCTACTGCTTATAGGCGGAGTTGCTGCCGGCTCGGCAGCTGCTGACACGCTGACGGGGTACAACGATAGAGACATTGACGCAATAATGGACCGCACCAAGAACCGGCCCATACCGTCGGGCAGGATATCGCCCAAGAACGCTCTTGCCTTTGGGCTTGTGCTTACAGCAATTTCGCTTGTATGCGCTTGGTTCATCAACATCTGGGCATTTGGCCTAATGGCCTTTGGGCTCTTTGACAACATCATCGTCTACAGCAAGTGGCTAAAGAGAAGAAGTCAATCAAACATCATCCTCGGCGGCTTTTCAGGTGGTGCACCAGCGCTAATTGGTTATGTAGCGGTAACTACTCAAAACATTGAGATAGGGCTAGTGATGGCAGGTCTGGTCTTCCTCTGGATACCAACCCACATCTGGAGCCTTGCGCTTCATGTGAAAAAAGACTACACAAAGGCCGGCGTGCCGATGCTGCCGGTGGTATCCAGCGAAAAGTCCTCAGTCAGGGTAATCGCCGGTACCACATTGATGATGGTAGTGTTCAGCATCCTGCCGTTCTTTTTCAACCAGATGTTTGGCATCATTTACCTTGCTACTGCGGCCGTCTTTGGAGCAGTCATGATAGCGCTTTCTGTGTGGCTTTTGGTAAAGCCCAGCGAAAAAGCATCGTGGACAGTGTTCAAGTTCTCAAGTCCCTACCTGACGGCGCTTTTCATCGCCTTCATGGTGGATGCCTTTTTCAAGTAGAAACTTTTCGCATTCATACAGCACCCTTGCAATGACTACATGCGCTTCCAGACCGATGTCGCTTATCGAGTAGGTCAGGTTCAAAAGCCGGGTCGTGCTCTCGGAAAAGTGGCCCCTTGGGAACCCGCCTACCACGAACGCGCAGCAGCCATCATCAGCAAGGTTTTCAGCCACAGCCTTTTCCGCAGTGCCCTGGATGCCCGTTCTGGACAGGCCAATAACTCTGCTAGGCCTGATGGCATTCACCAAGTCTGCAAGCGTGCCGTCAGAAATTTCCATAAGGACCCTTCCTTCGTCACTTTTGATGACTTTGTCCCTGAACAGGCTCACCATCAGGCCCTCGAAGCGAAAGTACGACTTTGGGATCCGCAGGTTGTCGGCGATTGTGATCAGCCTGTCGTTTACCGTATGCACATAGACCTTCAGCATGCCTCTCAGAAAGAGTGGCGTTCCCAGAGCCTCCATCAGTGCAAAATGGACAATGTCCGGCCTGCCACGCCTGCCGTTGTCTTGCAATTTGCTCATGGCGGCATGATGGTAGCTCCTATCAAGCAGGGTTTCTGAAGGCTTTAATCCTAGCCTGCGAGCATGGTTTCGCACTGCGGGGTGGTTGATAATCTCGCAAGGCACGGT
Coding sequences within it:
- a CDS encoding Lrp/AsnC family transcriptional regulator, producing the protein MGRIDDLDVKILSELALDASISVPKLSKKINVNSSVVYSRIKRLVKRGLIKKFTIVINDEALGFNVKALTGINMDSKLRDNVLNELFKIPEVREVAEVTGRFDVLVTMNARSLDEMHQLISEKIGRIEGVQKTETFIEMRKTSRELAYPTSIAK
- a CDS encoding heme o synthase, producing MTTHQITVGSRLKNYYELTKPKIWYLLVFTAFGAALTASFLFDKPIEPLTWLLLIGGVAAGSAAADTLTGYNDRDIDAIMDRTKNRPIPSGRISPKNALAFGLVLTAISLVCAWFINIWAFGLMAFGLFDNIIVYSKWLKRRSQSNIILGGFSGGAPALIGYVAVTTQNIEIGLVMAGLVFLWIPTHIWSLALHVKKDYTKAGVPMLPVVSSEKSSVRVIAGTTLMMVVFSILPFFFNQMFGIIYLATAAVFGAVMIALSVWLLVKPSEKASWTVFKFSSPYLTALFIAFMVDAFFK
- a CDS encoding ribosome biogenesis protein → MTTLIIAEAALETVPCEIINHPAVRNHARRLGLKPSETLLDRSYHHAAMSKLQDNGRRGRPDIVHFALMEALGTPLFLRGMLKVYVHTVNDRLITIADNLRIPKSYFRFEGLMVSLFRDKVIKSDEGRVLMEISDGTLADLVNAIRPSRVIGLSRTGIQGTAEKAVAENLADDGCCAFVVGGFPRGHFSESTTRLLNLTYSISDIGLEAHVVIARVLYECEKFLLEKGIHHEGDEKRRQVGT